Proteins from a single region of Streptomyces spinoverrucosus:
- the pta gene encoding phosphate acetyltransferase: MTRSVYVTGIDRGDGRQVVELGVMELLTRQVDRVGVFRPLVHDGPDRLFELLRARYRLSQDPATVYGMDYQEASTLQAERGTDELVSTLVDRFHRVARDYDVVLVLGTDYADTQFPDELALNARLANEFAASVIPVVGGRKQTAESVLAETRNAYRAYDGLGCDVLAMVTNRVARDQRDEIADRLATRLPVPCYVLPDEPALSAPTVAQIAHTLGAKVLLGDDSGLARDALGFVFGGAMLPNFLGALTPGCLVVTPGDRADLVVGSLAAHSAGTPPIAGVVLTLNEVPSDDILTLAARLAPGTPVLSVPGNSFPTAEQLFSLEGKLNAATPRKAETALGLFERYVETGGLLKRVSAPSSDRVTPMMFEHKLLEQARSDRRRVVLPEGTEERVLHATEVLLRRGVCDLTLLGPVDQIRKKAADLGIDLGDCQLIDPATSELRDAFAEKYATLRAHKGVTVELAYDVVSDVNYFGTLMVQEGLADGMVSGSVHSTAATIRPAFEIIKTKPDASIVSSVFFMCLADKVLVYGDCAVNPDPNAEQLADIAIQSASTAAQFGVEPRIAMLSYSTGTSGSGADVDKVREATELVRTRRPDLKIEGPIQYDAAVEPSVAATKLPGSEVAGQASVLIFPDLNTGNNTYKAVQRSAGAIAVGPVLQGLRKPVNDLSRGALVQDIVNTVAITAIQAQSPSEKAYRL, encoded by the coding sequence GTGACGCGCAGCGTGTACGTGACCGGCATCGACCGCGGGGACGGCCGCCAGGTCGTCGAACTGGGGGTCATGGAGCTCCTGACCCGGCAGGTCGACCGGGTGGGCGTCTTCCGTCCCCTCGTCCACGACGGCCCCGACCGCCTCTTCGAGCTGCTGCGCGCCCGCTACCGCCTGTCGCAGGACCCGGCCACGGTCTACGGCATGGACTACCAGGAGGCCTCCACGCTGCAGGCCGAACGAGGGACGGACGAGCTGGTGTCCACGCTCGTCGACCGGTTCCACCGGGTCGCGCGGGACTACGACGTCGTCCTCGTCCTCGGCACGGACTACGCCGACACCCAGTTCCCGGACGAGCTGGCCCTCAACGCCCGGCTGGCCAACGAGTTCGCCGCGTCCGTGATCCCGGTGGTGGGTGGGCGGAAGCAGACCGCCGAGTCCGTGCTCGCCGAGACCCGCAACGCCTACCGGGCGTACGACGGGCTCGGCTGCGACGTCCTCGCCATGGTCACCAACCGGGTCGCCCGCGACCAGCGCGACGAGATCGCCGACCGGCTCGCCACCCGGCTGCCCGTGCCCTGTTACGTGCTGCCCGACGAGCCCGCCCTGTCCGCCCCGACGGTCGCCCAGATCGCCCACACCCTCGGCGCCAAGGTGCTCCTCGGCGACGACTCGGGGCTGGCGCGGGACGCGCTCGGGTTCGTCTTCGGCGGGGCCATGCTGCCGAACTTCCTGGGCGCCCTGACCCCGGGCTGCCTGGTCGTCACCCCGGGCGACCGCGCCGACCTGGTCGTCGGCTCGCTCGCCGCGCACAGTGCGGGCACCCCGCCCATAGCCGGCGTGGTGCTCACCCTGAACGAGGTGCCGAGCGACGACATCCTCACCCTCGCCGCCCGCCTCGCCCCGGGCACCCCGGTACTCTCGGTACCCGGCAACAGCTTCCCCACCGCCGAACAGCTGTTCTCCCTGGAGGGCAAGCTCAACGCGGCCACCCCGCGCAAGGCGGAGACCGCGCTCGGCCTGTTCGAGCGGTACGTCGAGACCGGCGGCCTGCTCAAGCGGGTGAGCGCGCCGAGCAGCGACCGTGTGACGCCGATGATGTTCGAGCACAAGCTGCTGGAGCAGGCCCGCTCCGACCGGCGCCGGGTCGTGCTGCCCGAGGGCACCGAGGAGCGGGTGCTGCACGCCACCGAGGTGCTGCTGCGCCGGGGCGTGTGCGATCTGACCCTGCTCGGCCCCGTCGACCAGATCCGCAAGAAGGCCGCCGACCTCGGTATCGACCTCGGCGACTGTCAGCTGATCGACCCGGCCACCAGCGAGCTGCGCGACGCCTTCGCCGAGAAGTACGCCACCCTGCGCGCCCACAAGGGCGTCACCGTCGAGCTGGCGTACGACGTCGTCTCCGACGTCAACTACTTCGGCACCCTGATGGTCCAGGAGGGCCTCGCGGACGGCATGGTGTCGGGATCCGTGCACTCCACGGCCGCCACGATCCGCCCGGCCTTCGAGATCATCAAGACCAAGCCCGACGCGTCCATCGTGTCGTCCGTCTTCTTCATGTGCCTCGCCGACAAGGTGCTCGTCTACGGCGACTGCGCGGTCAACCCCGACCCGAACGCCGAGCAGCTCGCCGACATCGCCATCCAGTCGGCGTCCACCGCCGCCCAGTTCGGTGTGGAGCCGCGGATCGCGATGCTGTCGTACTCCACGGGTACGTCGGGTTCCGGCGCCGACGTCGACAAGGTACGCGAGGCGACCGAGCTGGTGCGTACGCGCCGGCCGGATCTGAAGATCGAGGGGCCGATCCAGTACGACGCCGCCGTCGAGCCGAGCGTCGCCGCGACCAAGCTGCCCGGCTCCGAGGTCGCCGGGCAGGCCAGCGTGCTGATCTTCCCCGACCTCAACACCGGCAACAACACCTACAAGGCCGTGCAGCGCTCGGCCGGCGCGATCGCCGTCGGCCCGGTCCTCCAGGGCCTGCGCAAGCCCGTCAACGACCTGTCCCGCGGCGCGCTCGTCCAGGACATCGTCAACACCGTCGCCATCACGGCGATCCAGGCCCAGTCCCCCAGCGAGAAGGCATACCGGCTGTGA
- a CDS encoding acetate kinase: MSSSRVLVLNSGSSSVKYQLLDMRDSSRLAVGLVERIGEESSRLKHTLLTSGETRGFEAAIPDHDAALKAVAAELAKDGLGLDSPELVAIGHRVVHGGKHFTEPTVIDDAVLAEIERLIPVAPLHNPANLTGIRTARALRPDLPQVAVFDTAFHTTMPESAARYAIDVKTADEHRIRRYGFHGTSHAYVSRATAELLGKAPEEVNVIVLHLGNGASATAVRGGKCVDTSMGLTPLEGLVMGTRSGDMDPAVIFHLMRVGGMSADEIDTLLNKKSGLIGLCGDNDMREIRRRIDEGDEEAQLAFDIYIHRLKKYIGAYYAVLGRVDAIAFTAGVGENAAPVREAAVAGLEELGLAVDGELNAVRGDAPRLISPESARVAVAVVPTDEELEIATQTYALVKAS; the protein is encoded by the coding sequence GTGAGCTCCTCCCGCGTCCTCGTCCTCAACTCCGGCTCCTCGTCGGTGAAGTACCAGCTGCTCGACATGCGCGACAGCAGCCGGCTCGCGGTGGGCCTCGTCGAACGGATCGGCGAGGAGTCCTCCCGGCTCAAGCACACCCTCCTGACCAGTGGGGAGACCCGCGGCTTCGAGGCCGCGATCCCCGACCACGACGCCGCGCTGAAGGCGGTGGCGGCGGAGCTGGCCAAGGACGGCCTCGGCCTCGACTCCCCCGAGCTGGTCGCGATCGGCCACCGGGTGGTGCACGGCGGCAAGCACTTCACCGAGCCGACCGTCATCGACGACGCCGTCCTCGCCGAGATCGAGCGGCTGATCCCGGTCGCCCCGCTGCACAACCCGGCCAACCTCACCGGCATCCGCACCGCCCGCGCCCTGCGCCCGGACCTGCCGCAGGTCGCCGTCTTCGACACCGCGTTCCACACGACGATGCCGGAGTCGGCCGCGCGCTACGCGATCGACGTGAAGACCGCCGACGAGCACCGCATCCGGCGGTACGGCTTCCACGGCACCTCGCACGCCTACGTCTCCCGGGCCACGGCCGAGCTGCTGGGCAAGGCGCCCGAGGAGGTGAACGTCATCGTGCTGCACCTCGGCAACGGGGCGTCCGCCACCGCCGTACGCGGTGGGAAGTGCGTGGACACCTCCATGGGGCTGACGCCTTTGGAGGGGCTGGTGATGGGTACGCGTTCCGGTGACATGGACCCGGCCGTCATCTTCCATTTGATGCGTGTTGGCGGAATGTCCGCCGACGAGATCGACACTCTTCTCAACAAGAAGAGCGGTCTGATCGGTCTGTGCGGTGACAACGACATGCGGGAGATCCGCCGCCGGATCGACGAGGGTGACGAAGAGGCGCAACTCGCCTTCGACATCTACATTCACCGCCTGAAGAAGTACATCGGGGCCTATTACGCGGTGCTCGGCAGGGTGGACGCGATCGCGTTCACCGCCGGGGTCGGCGAGAACGCGGCGCCCGTGCGGGAGGCCGCCGTGGCGGGCCTGGAGGAGCTGGGCCTCGCGGTCGACGGCGAGCTGAACGCCGTACGCGGCGACGCCCCGCGCCTGATCTCACCCGAGTCCGCGCGCGTGGCGGTGGCCGTGGTGCCGACCGACGAGGAGCTGGAGATTGCGACACAGACGTACGCGTTGGTAAAGGCGTCCTAG
- a CDS encoding DUF6114 domain-containing protein: MSAETPAATGQFNRRRLQFRAWRGTRPFWAGLFVMIGGVPIMYFPYANLQIGHLTLAMSTTAGAGSLIIGVLLIVLGFTLWFQKHIQIFAGVAAILLALVSIPVSNFGGFVVGFLFALIGGAMAVSWAPGAPPEPEATKDHEGAGGAPSGAIPEADQGTVGEPNDLSGTSPANGANGRHSAG; the protein is encoded by the coding sequence ATGAGCGCCGAGACTCCTGCCGCCACCGGCCAGTTCAACCGCCGGAGACTGCAGTTCCGCGCCTGGCGGGGCACGCGGCCGTTCTGGGCCGGCCTGTTCGTCATGATCGGTGGCGTACCGATCATGTACTTCCCGTACGCGAACCTTCAGATCGGTCATCTGACGCTGGCGATGTCCACCACCGCGGGCGCCGGGTCCCTGATCATCGGCGTGCTGCTCATCGTTCTGGGCTTCACCCTCTGGTTCCAGAAGCACATCCAGATCTTCGCCGGAGTAGCCGCGATCCTGCTGGCACTGGTGTCCATCCCGGTGTCCAACTTCGGTGGTTTCGTCGTCGGCTTCCTGTTCGCGCTGATCGGCGGCGCGATGGCGGTGTCCTGGGCGCCGGGCGCGCCGCCCGAGCCGGAGGCGACGAAGGACCACGAAGGGGCGGGCGGCGCCCCCTCGGGCGCGATCCCCGAGGCGGACCAGGGCACGGTGGGCGAGCCGAACGACCTGTCAGGAACGAGCCCGGCGAACGGGGCGAACGGGAGGCACAGTGCCGGCTGA
- a CDS encoding DUF6230 family protein produces the protein MESQVRGGTRWKRFAVVMVPSVAATACIGVALAQGALAASFSVSGQSFKVTAKELNGTGFSQYGAKETGYTLTGEKVNHPVAVSVFDTARIEKMCQSVVTPGIPGIGTVTLKLTAGESTDEKQQVSADNLYIDVADLGANATFEDIDIGVAAGGINRGPGMNKSEVDQQKANPFGFAQQARTAKLTDVKQTAWATTAGTFTLPGLKMKLMLGSGEGKECY, from the coding sequence ATGGAGTCCCAGGTGCGTGGTGGGACCAGATGGAAGCGGTTCGCTGTGGTCATGGTGCCCAGCGTCGCCGCCACGGCGTGCATAGGTGTCGCTCTCGCGCAGGGTGCTCTCGCCGCGTCGTTCAGTGTGTCGGGTCAGTCGTTCAAGGTGACCGCGAAGGAGCTCAACGGAACGGGCTTCTCGCAGTACGGGGCGAAGGAGACGGGGTACACCCTCACGGGTGAGAAGGTCAACCACCCCGTAGCCGTCTCCGTGTTCGACACCGCGCGGATCGAAAAGATGTGCCAGTCCGTGGTCACCCCGGGCATCCCGGGGATCGGTACCGTCACGCTGAAGCTGACGGCCGGTGAGAGCACTGACGAGAAGCAGCAGGTAAGCGCCGACAACCTGTACATCGACGTCGCGGACCTGGGCGCGAACGCCACGTTCGAGGACATCGACATCGGTGTGGCCGCCGGAGGGATCAACCGCGGTCCCGGCATGAACAAGTCGGAGGTCGATCAGCAGAAGGCGAACCCGTTCGGCTTCGCCCAGCAGGCCAGGACGGCCAAGCTGACCGACGTGAAGCAGACGGCGTGGGCGACCACGGCCGGAACCTTCACGCTGCCCGGTCTGAAGATGAAGCTGATGCTCGGAAGCGGCGAAGGCAAGGAGTGCTACTAA
- a CDS encoding tetratricopeptide repeat protein: MQPRNMSMSGVVDLAAVKAAQEAKAKAEQARAAAAREGGGGAVSPADLVIDVDEAGFERDVLQRSTEVPVVIDFWAEWCEPCKQLSPVLERLAVEYNGRFVLAKIDVDANQMLMQQFGIQGIPAVFAVVAGQALPLFQGAAGEAQIRETLDQLVTVAEQRFGLTGLTVDPEAEPGGGQAPAQAPAGPYDAALNAAAQALDAGDMGGAIQAYKNVLSDDPANPEAKLGLAQAELLQRVQGLDAQQVRKDAADRPADAQAQIAAADLDLVGGHVEDAFGRLIDTVRRTAGDDRDAVRLRLLELFEVVGAEDPRVTAARRALARALF; encoded by the coding sequence ATGCAGCCACGGAACATGTCCATGAGCGGCGTCGTCGACCTCGCCGCGGTGAAGGCGGCCCAGGAGGCCAAGGCGAAGGCGGAGCAGGCGCGCGCCGCAGCGGCCCGGGAGGGCGGAGGCGGAGCCGTCTCCCCGGCCGATCTCGTCATCGACGTCGACGAGGCCGGATTCGAGCGTGACGTCCTCCAGCGCTCCACGGAGGTCCCGGTCGTCATCGACTTCTGGGCCGAGTGGTGCGAGCCCTGCAAGCAGCTCAGCCCGGTCCTTGAGCGGCTCGCCGTCGAGTACAACGGCCGCTTCGTCCTCGCCAAGATCGACGTCGACGCCAACCAGATGCTGATGCAGCAGTTCGGGATCCAGGGGATCCCGGCGGTCTTCGCGGTCGTCGCGGGCCAGGCGCTGCCGCTCTTCCAGGGGGCGGCCGGTGAGGCGCAGATCCGGGAGACCCTCGACCAGTTGGTCACGGTCGCCGAGCAGCGTTTCGGCCTGACCGGTCTGACCGTCGACCCGGAGGCCGAGCCGGGCGGCGGCCAGGCGCCCGCGCAGGCACCGGCCGGACCCTACGACGCCGCACTTAACGCCGCCGCGCAGGCGCTGGACGCCGGCGACATGGGCGGTGCCATCCAGGCGTACAAGAACGTGCTCTCCGACGACCCCGCCAACCCGGAGGCCAAACTCGGTCTGGCGCAGGCGGAGTTGCTCCAGCGGGTGCAGGGGCTCGACGCGCAGCAGGTGCGCAAGGACGCGGCCGACAGGCCGGCCGACGCGCAGGCGCAGATCGCGGCCGCCGACCTGGACCTGGTGGGCGGTCATGTGGAGGACGCCTTCGGCCGGCTCATCGACACGGTGCGGCGTACGGCGGGTGACGACCGGGATGCCGTACGACTGCGGCTGCTGGAGCTGTTCGAGGTGGTCGGCGCGGAGGATCCGCGGGTGACCGCGGCGCGTCGGGCGCTGGCACGCGCACTGTTCTGA
- a CDS encoding TetR/AcrR family transcriptional regulator has translation MQSRTPASRTGRPRSAAADAAILAATRAALVELGWSKLTLGDVATRAGVAKTTLYRRWAGKNELVVDAVAELFDELRLPDRGTLDADIEGVVLQLAAILDRPEAKSGLMAVVAESTRDPALRERIRTAIVDRQKRLVVEGRARAQARGELPTESDDEEAARTADLIFDMVAGTVVHRSLVSAEPANAEWARSLTRVLLLGLAGAAEAKERESRVPGGNGAPAS, from the coding sequence ATGCAGAGCCGCACCCCCGCCAGCCGCACCGGACGTCCGCGCAGCGCCGCCGCCGACGCCGCGATCCTGGCCGCGACCCGGGCGGCCCTGGTGGAACTGGGCTGGTCCAAGCTCACCCTGGGAGACGTCGCAACCCGCGCCGGGGTTGCGAAGACAACGCTCTATCGTCGCTGGGCGGGCAAGAACGAACTGGTCGTCGACGCGGTGGCGGAACTCTTCGACGAACTGCGCCTGCCCGACCGGGGCACCCTCGACGCCGACATCGAGGGCGTGGTGCTCCAACTGGCGGCGATCCTGGACCGGCCGGAGGCCAAGAGCGGCCTGATGGCGGTCGTCGCGGAGTCGACCCGCGACCCCGCACTGCGCGAACGCATCCGCACCGCGATCGTGGACCGCCAGAAACGCCTGGTCGTGGAGGGCCGGGCCCGGGCACAGGCGCGGGGCGAGCTCCCGACGGAGTCCGACGACGAGGAGGCGGCCCGCACAGCGGACCTGATCTTCGACATGGTGGCGGGGACGGTCGTCCACCGCTCCCTGGTGAGCGCGGAACCGGCGAACGCGGAGTGGGCGCGCTCACTGACGCGGGTGCTGCTGTTGGGGCTGGCGGGGGCTGCGGAGGCCAAGGAACGCGAGAGCCGTGTGCCGGGCGGAAACGGCGCGCCCGCGTCCTGA